One region of Microbacterium rhizosphaerae genomic DNA includes:
- a CDS encoding phosphoenolpyruvate carboxylase — protein MREPTPTEAIDLVGRYEAGQRIPEQMRADVRVLGALLGRVLRESGSAGLYEDVERLRVATIQAYTDETPEAFARAAKIADSFTIARADEVARAFTVYFHLANLAEEQQRVRVLRERNSRVDRDDPGDSIAAAFTHLATEVGDETALARLHALRFHPVFTAHPTEARRRAVSSSIRRLSTLLAEYDALAEGGADKRRAERRLLEEIDTLWRTAPLRPEKPAPTDEVRAVMTVFDDTLFTAVPHVYRRVDDALQGLAAGARAPIVRPFVRVGSWVGGDRDGNPFVTASVTRKAAGIAAEHVLLGLETATNRIGRVLTLDEAVTPPSPELLALWRRLRDADEDAAAEVAKRSPGEPHRRILLLLARKIRATRTRDADLAYRDPEDLLADLRVVQSSLAAAGAARQAYGHLQQLIWQVETYGFHLAELEVRQHSAVHAKVLAELDAGDPPSAQTEEVLEVFRTIAALQRRYGPRAAGRYIVSFTQSADDLANVHRLARHAVGADGTPPVLDVIPLFETFADLQAAPRILAEIVQHPEFAARLDATGRRLEVMLGYSDSSKDVGPVAANLALYVAQEAISAWARAEGIELTLFHGRGGALGRGGGPANSAILAQPPHSVDGRFKLTEQGEVIFARYGDPAIAMRHIDQVGAAILLASSPEIEQRNSAAAERYADVAATMDAASRDRFFALVKAPGFAPWFATVTPMEELGLLALGSRPARRGLSVESLEDLRAIPWVFAWTQARINLAGWFGLGTALEAVGDPERLKTAYAEWPLFRTMIDNVAMSLAKADARIARRYLDLGDRDDLADLVMAEMSLTRAWVERVTGAADLLENKPVLQRAVKLRSPYVDALSLLQLRALRALRDAPSDAPEPDPELQRLLLLSVSGVAAGLQNTG, from the coding sequence ATGCGCGAACCCACCCCCACCGAAGCCATCGACCTCGTCGGCCGATACGAGGCGGGTCAGCGGATCCCCGAGCAGATGCGCGCCGACGTGCGCGTGCTCGGCGCCCTGCTCGGCCGTGTGCTGCGTGAAAGCGGATCCGCCGGACTGTACGAGGATGTCGAGCGCCTGCGCGTCGCGACCATCCAGGCATACACCGACGAGACGCCCGAGGCCTTCGCCCGCGCCGCGAAGATCGCCGACTCCTTCACGATCGCCCGCGCGGATGAGGTCGCCCGCGCCTTCACGGTGTACTTCCACCTCGCGAACCTCGCCGAGGAGCAGCAGCGGGTGCGCGTCCTGCGCGAACGCAACAGCCGGGTCGACCGCGACGACCCGGGCGACTCGATCGCCGCGGCCTTCACGCACCTCGCGACCGAGGTGGGCGACGAGACCGCTCTGGCTCGACTGCACGCCCTGCGCTTCCACCCCGTGTTCACCGCCCACCCGACCGAGGCCCGCCGCCGCGCGGTCTCGAGCAGCATCCGGCGCCTGTCGACCCTGCTCGCGGAGTACGACGCCCTGGCCGAGGGCGGCGCCGACAAGCGCCGGGCCGAGCGCCGCCTCCTCGAGGAGATCGACACGCTGTGGCGCACCGCGCCGCTCCGGCCGGAGAAGCCGGCGCCCACCGACGAGGTGCGCGCCGTCATGACCGTCTTCGACGACACGCTGTTCACCGCGGTGCCGCACGTCTATCGCCGGGTCGACGACGCGCTGCAGGGCCTCGCGGCCGGAGCGCGCGCGCCGATCGTCCGGCCGTTCGTGCGCGTCGGCTCGTGGGTCGGCGGCGACCGCGACGGCAACCCGTTCGTGACCGCATCCGTCACCCGCAAGGCGGCGGGCATCGCCGCCGAGCACGTCCTCCTCGGCCTCGAGACCGCGACGAACCGCATCGGACGCGTGCTCACGCTCGACGAGGCCGTCACGCCGCCGAGCCCCGAGCTTCTCGCGCTGTGGCGCCGGCTGCGCGATGCCGATGAGGATGCCGCGGCGGAGGTCGCGAAGCGCTCCCCCGGTGAGCCGCACCGGCGGATCCTGCTCCTGCTCGCCCGCAAGATCCGGGCCACCCGCACGCGCGACGCCGACCTCGCATACCGCGACCCCGAGGACCTGCTCGCGGATCTGCGCGTGGTGCAGTCCTCACTCGCCGCCGCCGGCGCGGCACGACAGGCCTACGGCCACCTGCAGCAGCTCATCTGGCAGGTCGAGACGTACGGGTTCCACCTCGCCGAGCTCGAGGTGCGCCAGCACTCGGCCGTGCACGCCAAGGTGCTCGCCGAGCTGGATGCGGGCGACCCGCCGAGCGCGCAGACCGAGGAGGTGCTCGAGGTCTTCCGCACGATCGCGGCGCTGCAGCGCCGCTACGGCCCGCGCGCGGCCGGTCGGTACATCGTCTCGTTCACGCAGTCCGCCGACGACCTCGCGAACGTGCACCGCCTCGCCCGCCACGCGGTCGGCGCCGACGGCACGCCGCCGGTCCTCGACGTCATCCCGCTGTTCGAGACGTTCGCCGACCTCCAGGCCGCACCCCGCATCCTCGCCGAGATCGTGCAGCACCCCGAGTTCGCCGCGCGCCTGGATGCCACGGGCCGCCGGCTCGAAGTCATGCTCGGATACTCCGACTCGTCGAAGGACGTCGGGCCCGTCGCGGCGAACCTCGCGCTGTACGTCGCGCAGGAGGCCATCTCGGCGTGGGCGCGTGCCGAGGGCATCGAGCTCACCCTCTTCCACGGCCGCGGCGGCGCCCTCGGGCGCGGCGGCGGGCCGGCGAACAGCGCGATCCTCGCCCAGCCGCCGCACTCGGTCGACGGGCGCTTCAAGCTGACCGAGCAGGGCGAGGTCATCTTCGCCCGCTACGGCGACCCCGCCATCGCGATGCGCCACATCGACCAGGTCGGAGCCGCGATCCTGCTCGCCTCATCGCCCGAGATCGAGCAGCGCAACAGCGCGGCGGCCGAGCGCTACGCGGACGTCGCAGCGACGATGGATGCCGCCTCCCGCGACCGCTTCTTCGCGCTCGTGAAGGCGCCCGGCTTCGCGCCGTGGTTCGCCACGGTCACCCCGATGGAGGAGCTCGGCCTCCTCGCGCTCGGCTCACGGCCGGCGCGGCGCGGGCTGTCGGTCGAGTCCCTCGAGGATCTGCGCGCGATCCCGTGGGTGTTCGCCTGGACGCAGGCGCGCATCAATCTCGCCGGCTGGTTCGGCCTGGGCACCGCCCTCGAGGCCGTCGGCGACCCGGAGCGCCTGAAGACCGCGTATGCCGAGTGGCCGCTGTTCCGCACGATGATCGACAACGTGGCGATGAGCCTCGCGAAGGCCGACGCCCGCATCGCCCGCCGCTATCTCGACCTCGGCGACCGCGACGACCTCGCAGACCTCGTCATGGCGGAGATGTCACTCACCCGCGCGTGGGTGGAGCGGGTCACGGGCGCCGCAGACCTGCTGGAGAACAAGCCGGTCCTGCAGCGTGCCGTCAAGCTGCGCAGCCCCTATGTGGACGCCCTCTCGCTGCTGCAGCTGCGCGCCCTGCGCGCGCTGCGCGATGCACCGTCGGATGCGCCCGAGCCGGATCCCGAACTGCAGCGACTGCTGCTGCTCTCGGTCTCGGGTGTCGCCGCGGGCCTGCAGAACACCGGCTGA
- a CDS encoding gamma carbonic anhydrase family protein — MQFEHVGSSPRIHPDAVIAATAVISGDVTIGAGCQVLHGAVITSEGGPITLGEYVIVMENALIRATSANAVHIGDHVLVGPMASISGATIADEVFLATGTRIFNGARIGERSEVRINAVVHLRTVLPADSVVPIGWVAVGDPVLVLPAERHEEIWAAQRELDFPGYVFGLDRETPDLMVQLTERYGTSLARHAGDRRID, encoded by the coding sequence ATGCAGTTCGAGCACGTGGGGTCCAGCCCCCGCATCCACCCGGACGCGGTCATCGCCGCCACCGCGGTCATCAGCGGAGACGTCACGATCGGCGCCGGATGCCAGGTGCTGCACGGGGCGGTGATCACGTCCGAGGGCGGCCCGATCACCCTCGGCGAGTACGTGATCGTGATGGAGAACGCGCTCATCCGTGCGACCTCGGCGAACGCCGTGCACATCGGCGATCACGTGCTCGTGGGTCCGATGGCGAGCATCTCCGGTGCGACGATCGCCGATGAGGTGTTCCTCGCCACCGGGACCCGGATCTTCAACGGCGCTCGCATCGGCGAGCGCAGCGAGGTGCGGATCAACGCCGTCGTGCATCTGCGCACGGTGCTTCCCGCCGACAGCGTCGTGCCGATCGGGTGGGTCGCGGTCGGCGATCCCGTACTCGTCCTGCCTGCTGAGCGGCACGAGGAGATCTGGGCCGCGCAGCGCGAGCTCGACTTCCCCGGCTACGTCTTCGGGCTCGATCGCGAGACGCCCGACCTCATGGTGCAGCTCACCGAGCGCTACGGCACGAGCCTCGCCCGGCACGCCGGCGACCGGCGCATCGACTGA
- a CDS encoding VOC family protein, with protein sequence MPHGDITHIEIPVTDFATSGSFYSALFGWQIAEAPGFEGYPMWQAPNKISGGALTKRDDDFTQPRSYVEVDSIDDALAAAKANGGTVVAEKRQITETSWWAIVADPDGNELGLYEGMTAAPES encoded by the coding sequence ATGCCGCACGGTGATATCACGCACATCGAGATCCCGGTGACGGACTTCGCGACCTCGGGCTCGTTCTACTCCGCGCTGTTCGGCTGGCAGATCGCCGAGGCGCCCGGGTTCGAGGGCTATCCCATGTGGCAGGCGCCCAACAAGATCTCGGGCGGTGCACTCACGAAGCGCGACGACGACTTCACGCAGCCACGCTCGTACGTGGAGGTCGACTCCATCGACGACGCGCTCGCGGCCGCGAAGGCCAACGGCGGCACGGTCGTCGCCGAGAAGCGGCAGATCACCGAGACGAGCTGGTGGGCCATCGTGGCAGACCCCGACGGCAACGAGCTCGGCCTGTACGAAGGCATGACCGCGGCGCCCGAGTCCTGA
- the mfd gene encoding transcription-repair coupling factor, which produces MTVPGIARALASSSTFREAGAVASIDADVSLVDGLDAPLLATLVGKRRDAGRPGILLAISPTGRRAETLGAALQALMPGADVVHFPAWETLPHERLSPSPETVGRRLDVLRRVHEWDGSVPLVVTASVRGALQPLAAGLTALAPVRLVVGARGHDLDAVIADLVARAYHRVDMVSRRGEFAVRGGILDIFPPTADHPSRVEFFGDEVDQIRAFSVADQRSLPGEVREVELQAARELLLTDEVRARARALMPDLPGLAGMLERMAEGIPVEGMESLTPVLVEDVVTLADYLPEGVAVTLVDPERSVARATILAETNREFLDAAWSAATGGAAAPVDLGAGDFVSLSELREAAHSRGGVWWTLSAFDSGAADIAAEIDEAEPDDEFRIRAASVPSFQGNVDGATAHVGELLTAGWAVVVAASGAGLADRARDVLAERGIAARRVDAVETPLEPGVAHVVVAELERGFEADGAKLAVLTESEFYGRTISADGRVVKKLASRRRNVVDPLQLKAGDYVVHSTHGIGRFVELTQRQVSSGGRNPVKSTREYLVLEYAPSKRGHPGDKLYVPTDQLDLLSKYIGGEAPTLSKMGGSDWAAAKGRARKAVRDIAVELVKLYSARMAAKGHAFGPDTPWQRELEEAFPFAETPDQLQTIDEIKADMEKPIPMDRLLSGDVGFGKTEVAVRAAFKAIQDGKQVAMLVPTTLLVKQHLETFAERFAGFPVKVRPLSRFQSDKQARETIEGLTDGSVDMVIGTHRILTEKVLFKDLGLMIIDEEQRFGVEHKDQLKKLKTNVDILAMSATPIPRTLEMAVTGIREMSTLQTPPEDRHPILTYVGARTDKQVAAAIRRELLREGQVFYVHNRVQSIQRVAAHLAELVPEARIAVAHGQMGEHQLERVVDDFWERRADVLVCTTIIETGLDISNANTIIIDRADKYGLSQLHQLRGRVGRGRERAYAYFLYDEQKPLSETAADRLETIAVNNDLGSGMQVALKDLEIRGAGNLLGAEQAGHIAGVGFDLYLRMIGEAVATFRGEDAEGPTELRLELPVRARIPEEYIDSERLRLEAYQKLSAAASVTAKEDAIDLVVDELRDRYGEPPAEVEGLLAVARLRRRAGRAGLADVVAMGPNLRVAPANLADSMRVRLQRLYPKAKLVAGGEAVVVPLPTADGEALGDAELIAWVAQLLDQLWPVPQAAASV; this is translated from the coding sequence GTGACAGTTCCCGGGATCGCGCGCGCCCTCGCATCGTCGTCGACGTTCCGCGAGGCGGGTGCCGTCGCATCCATCGATGCCGACGTCTCGCTCGTCGACGGGCTCGATGCGCCGCTGCTGGCGACGCTCGTCGGGAAGCGGCGCGACGCCGGCAGGCCCGGCATCCTGCTCGCCATCTCACCCACCGGCCGCCGCGCGGAAACGCTCGGCGCGGCGCTGCAGGCGCTCATGCCGGGTGCCGATGTCGTGCACTTCCCGGCATGGGAGACGCTGCCGCACGAGCGGCTGAGCCCCAGTCCCGAGACCGTCGGGCGCCGGCTCGACGTGCTGCGACGCGTGCACGAGTGGGACGGCTCCGTGCCCCTGGTCGTGACGGCATCCGTCCGCGGGGCGCTGCAGCCGCTCGCGGCCGGTCTCACGGCACTGGCGCCGGTCCGGCTCGTCGTCGGCGCGCGCGGCCACGACCTGGACGCCGTGATCGCAGACCTGGTCGCCCGCGCCTACCACCGGGTCGACATGGTGTCGCGGCGCGGCGAGTTCGCGGTGCGCGGCGGCATCCTCGACATCTTCCCGCCGACCGCCGACCACCCGTCGCGGGTGGAGTTCTTCGGCGATGAGGTGGACCAGATCCGCGCGTTCTCGGTCGCCGACCAGCGCAGCCTCCCGGGCGAGGTGCGCGAGGTCGAGCTGCAGGCCGCGCGCGAGCTGCTGCTGACCGACGAGGTGCGCGCGCGGGCGAGGGCGCTCATGCCCGACCTTCCGGGACTCGCGGGGATGCTGGAGCGCATGGCCGAGGGCATTCCGGTGGAGGGCATGGAGTCGCTCACGCCGGTGCTCGTCGAGGATGTGGTGACCCTGGCCGACTATCTGCCCGAGGGCGTCGCCGTGACTCTCGTGGACCCGGAACGCTCCGTGGCGCGAGCGACGATCCTCGCCGAGACCAACCGGGAGTTCCTGGATGCGGCGTGGAGCGCGGCGACCGGGGGCGCCGCGGCGCCGGTCGATCTCGGCGCCGGCGACTTCGTGTCGCTGTCCGAGCTGCGGGAGGCCGCCCACAGCCGCGGCGGCGTGTGGTGGACCCTCAGCGCATTCGATTCGGGCGCGGCGGACATCGCCGCGGAGATCGACGAGGCGGAGCCCGACGACGAGTTCCGCATCCGGGCCGCCTCCGTCCCCTCGTTCCAGGGGAACGTCGACGGCGCGACGGCGCACGTCGGGGAGCTGCTGACCGCGGGCTGGGCCGTCGTGGTGGCGGCATCCGGGGCGGGACTGGCCGATCGAGCGCGCGACGTGCTCGCGGAGCGGGGGATCGCCGCGCGCCGCGTCGACGCCGTCGAGACGCCGCTCGAGCCGGGTGTCGCGCACGTGGTCGTCGCGGAGCTCGAGCGCGGGTTCGAAGCCGACGGTGCCAAGCTCGCCGTCCTCACCGAGTCCGAGTTCTACGGCCGCACCATCAGCGCCGACGGCCGCGTCGTGAAGAAGCTGGCGTCGCGGCGGCGCAACGTCGTCGACCCCCTGCAGCTGAAGGCCGGCGACTACGTGGTGCACTCGACCCACGGCATCGGCCGGTTCGTCGAGCTGACGCAGCGGCAGGTGTCCAGCGGCGGTCGCAACCCGGTCAAGAGCACGCGCGAATACCTGGTGCTCGAGTATGCGCCGAGCAAGCGCGGTCACCCGGGCGACAAGCTCTACGTGCCGACCGATCAGCTGGACCTGCTCTCCAAGTACATCGGCGGCGAGGCGCCCACGCTGTCGAAGATGGGCGGCAGCGACTGGGCGGCCGCCAAGGGCCGTGCCCGCAAGGCGGTGCGCGACATCGCCGTGGAGCTCGTCAAGCTGTACTCCGCGCGCATGGCGGCGAAGGGGCACGCCTTCGGACCGGATACGCCGTGGCAGCGCGAACTCGAGGAGGCGTTTCCGTTCGCCGAGACCCCCGACCAGCTGCAGACGATCGACGAGATCAAGGCCGACATGGAGAAGCCGATCCCGATGGACCGGCTCCTGTCCGGAGACGTCGGATTCGGCAAGACCGAGGTCGCGGTGCGCGCGGCGTTCAAGGCCATCCAGGACGGCAAGCAGGTCGCGATGCTCGTGCCGACGACCCTCCTCGTGAAGCAGCATCTCGAGACGTTCGCCGAGCGGTTCGCCGGATTCCCCGTGAAGGTGCGGCCGCTGTCGCGATTCCAGTCCGACAAGCAGGCGCGAGAGACGATCGAGGGCCTCACGGACGGGTCGGTCGACATGGTCATCGGCACGCACCGCATCCTCACCGAGAAGGTCCTCTTCAAAGACCTCGGGCTCATGATCATCGACGAGGAGCAGCGGTTCGGCGTCGAGCACAAGGACCAGCTCAAGAAGCTCAAGACCAACGTCGACATCCTCGCCATGAGCGCGACGCCCATCCCGCGCACGCTCGAGATGGCGGTGACCGGCATCCGCGAGATGTCGACGCTGCAGACGCCGCCCGAGGACCGGCACCCCATCCTCACGTACGTGGGGGCGCGCACCGACAAGCAGGTCGCCGCCGCCATCCGTCGCGAGCTCCTCCGCGAGGGTCAGGTCTTCTACGTGCACAACCGGGTGCAGTCGATCCAGCGGGTCGCGGCGCACTTGGCCGAGCTCGTTCCCGAGGCGCGCATCGCCGTCGCGCACGGGCAGATGGGCGAGCACCAGCTCGAACGGGTGGTCGACGACTTCTGGGAGCGCCGCGCCGACGTGCTCGTCTGCACGACGATCATCGAGACCGGTCTCGACATCTCCAACGCCAACACCATCATCATCGACCGTGCCGACAAGTACGGATTGTCGCAGCTGCACCAGCTGCGCGGGCGCGTGGGGCGCGGGCGCGAGCGGGCGTACGCGTACTTCCTGTACGACGAGCAGAAGCCGCTCTCCGAGACGGCGGCCGACCGGCTCGAGACGATCGCGGTGAACAACGATCTCGGCAGCGGCATGCAGGTCGCGCTCAAAGACCTCGAGATCCGCGGAGCCGGCAACCTGCTCGGCGCCGAGCAGGCCGGCCACATCGCGGGCGTCGGCTTCGACCTGTACCTGCGCATGATCGGGGAGGCCGTGGCGACGTTCCGCGGAGAGGACGCCGAGGGCCCCACCGAACTGCGGCTCGAGCTGCCCGTGCGGGCCCGCATCCCCGAGGAGTACATCGACAGCGAGCGGCTGCGCCTCGAGGCGTACCAGAAGCTGTCGGCGGCGGCATCCGTCACGGCCAAGGAGGATGCGATCGACCTCGTGGTCGACGAGCTGCGCGACCGCTACGGCGAGCCACCGGCCGAGGTGGAGGGCCTGCTCGCGGTCGCGCGCCTGCGTCGCCGGGCAGGCCGGGCGGGGCTCGCCGACGTCGTGGCGATGGGACCGAACCTCCGCGTCGCACCCGCGAACCTGGCGGACTCGATGCGGGTGCGCCTGCAGCGGCTGTATCCGAAGGCGAAGCTCGTGGCCGGGGGAGAGGCCGTGGTCGTCCCGCTGCCGACCGCCGACGGCGAAGCGCTCGGCGATGCCGAGCTCATCGCGTGGGTCGCGCAGCTTCTCGATCAGCTGTGGCCGGTTCCGCAGGCCGCGGCATCCGTCTGA
- the pth gene encoding aminoacyl-tRNA hydrolase, with the protein MVQTWLVVGLGNPGPQYELTRHNVGQLVVDELAERRRERFSSHKANARVAETWLRPGAVKIVLAKPNSYMNVSGGPVSALAKYYGVDAEHIVVVHDELDIPFDTVKLKVGGGHGGHNGVRDVAKALGTADFPRVRVGIGRPPGRQDPADWVLDPFSAADRKQLPLLLSDAADAVELLIGDGLVAAQQKHHAPRA; encoded by the coding sequence ATGGTGCAGACCTGGCTGGTGGTCGGGCTCGGCAACCCCGGGCCGCAGTACGAGCTGACCCGGCACAACGTGGGCCAGCTGGTCGTCGACGAACTGGCTGAGCGCCGCCGCGAGCGGTTCTCGTCGCACAAGGCGAACGCGCGTGTCGCGGAGACGTGGCTGCGGCCGGGGGCGGTGAAGATCGTGCTCGCGAAGCCGAACTCGTACATGAACGTCTCCGGCGGCCCGGTCTCCGCGCTCGCGAAGTACTACGGCGTGGATGCCGAGCACATCGTGGTGGTGCACGACGAACTCGACATCCCGTTCGACACCGTCAAGCTCAAGGTCGGCGGCGGTCACGGCGGCCACAACGGGGTGCGCGACGTGGCGAAGGCTCTCGGCACGGCCGATTTCCCGCGCGTGCGCGTCGGCATCGGGCGCCCTCCCGGCCGGCAGGACCCGGCGGACTGGGTGCTGGACCCGTTCAGCGCGGCCGATCGCAAGCAGCTGCCGCTCCTGCTCTCTGATGCGGCGGATGCCGTCGAGCTGCTGATCGGCGACGGCCTCGTCGCGGCCCAGCAGAAGCACCACGCCCCGCGCGCCTGA
- a CDS encoding 50S ribosomal protein L25/general stress protein Ctc: MSEDTKVHAELRDSFGKGFARRLRAAGKIPAVIYGHGTDPVHVALPGHQVSLIVRHANAVLELDVEGKHLLTLVKDVQKDPVHQIIEHIDLLVVKKGEKIQVQVPIVVTGEPAPGTIVNLDATSITLEVEATHIPENIEVSVEGLEDGTHITAADLQLPKGASLQADPETLVVAVSIPAAGIAAEEEIAAADAAVAEEQSEEAAEGSTEA; the protein is encoded by the coding sequence ATGTCGGAAGACACCAAGGTCCACGCGGAGCTGCGCGACAGCTTCGGCAAGGGCTTCGCCCGTCGCCTGCGCGCCGCGGGCAAGATCCCCGCCGTCATCTACGGTCACGGCACCGACCCCGTGCACGTCGCCCTGCCCGGCCACCAGGTCTCGCTCATCGTGCGTCACGCGAACGCGGTGCTCGAGCTCGACGTCGAGGGCAAGCACCTCCTCACGCTCGTCAAGGACGTGCAGAAGGACCCGGTGCACCAGATCATCGAGCACATCGACCTCCTCGTCGTGAAGAAGGGCGAGAAGATCCAGGTGCAGGTGCCCATCGTCGTCACCGGCGAGCCCGCCCCGGGCACGATCGTGAACCTCGACGCCACCTCCATCACGCTCGAGGTCGAGGCGACCCACATCCCGGAGAACATCGAGGTCTCCGTGGAGGGCCTCGAGGACGGCACGCACATCACCGCGGCCGACCTGCAGCTCCCGAAGGGCGCGTCGCTCCAGGCCGACCCGGAGACCCTCGTCGTCGCGGTCAGCATCCCCGCGGCAGGCATCGCCGCGGAGGAGGAGATCGCCGCCGCCGATGCCGCGGTCGCCGAGGAGCAGTCGGAAGAGGCCGCCGAGGGCTCGACCGAGGCCTGA
- a CDS encoding ABC transporter ATP-binding protein: MTLLELRDVSVHYGRIRAIQNISFSVDEGEIVSLIGANGAGKTTTMRTISGLLHPSEGSIFFEGQDITKMKAHLRVLNGISQAPEGRGIFPGMTVLENLDMGTFGLKSRAGVAESYDRVFSLFPRLDERKKQLGGTMSGGEQQMLAIGRALMSRPRVLLLDEPSMGLAPQFIRQIFKIITEINAQGTTVVLVEQNANQALARAHRAFVLETGSITRSGTGRELLADPAVKEAYLGVA; this comes from the coding sequence ATGACGCTGCTTGAGCTGAGGGACGTCTCCGTCCACTACGGACGCATCCGGGCGATCCAGAACATCTCGTTCTCCGTGGACGAGGGCGAGATCGTGTCGCTGATCGGCGCCAACGGCGCCGGCAAGACGACCACGATGCGCACCATTTCGGGGCTGCTGCATCCATCGGAGGGGTCGATCTTCTTCGAGGGGCAGGACATCACGAAGATGAAGGCCCACCTGCGGGTGCTGAACGGCATCTCTCAGGCGCCGGAGGGACGCGGCATCTTCCCGGGCATGACGGTGCTCGAGAACCTCGACATGGGAACGTTCGGCCTCAAGAGTCGCGCCGGCGTCGCCGAGTCCTACGATCGCGTGTTCTCGCTCTTCCCGCGCCTCGATGAGCGCAAGAAGCAGCTCGGCGGCACGATGTCCGGCGGCGAGCAGCAGATGCTCGCCATCGGCCGCGCGCTGATGTCCCGCCCGCGGGTGCTGCTGCTGGACGAGCCGTCGATGGGCCTCGCGCCGCAGTTCATCCGGCAGATCTTCAAGATCATCACGGAGATCAACGCGCAGGGCACGACCGTGGTGCTCGTCGAGCAGAATGCGAATCAGGCGCTCGCACGCGCCCACCGCGCGTTCGTGCTCGAGACGGGCTCGATCACGCGCTCGGGCACCGGCAGGGAGCTGCTCGCCGATCCGGCCGTGAAGGAGGCCTACCTCGGCGTCGCCTGA
- a CDS encoding ABC transporter ATP-binding protein, with the protein MKFGGLSALDDVSFDIKRGEILGLIGPNGAGKTTCFNAMTGVYKPTSGDVLLEGVSLKGRKQHNITRMGLARTFQNIRLFGEMTALENVVVGLDARHRTSVPGALLRLPRHTREERTSIDRGMALLEFVGIAQHAEKRARELSYGSQRRLEIARALATDPKLLCLDEPAAGFNPAEKDDLMALIRTIRDEGYTVLLIEHDMRLVMGVTDRIVVLEFGRKLADDVPLAIRNDPRVVAAYLGEPEDDAA; encoded by the coding sequence ATGAAGTTCGGCGGCCTGTCCGCGCTCGACGATGTGTCGTTCGACATCAAGCGCGGCGAGATCCTGGGCCTCATCGGGCCGAACGGCGCAGGCAAGACCACCTGCTTCAACGCGATGACGGGCGTGTACAAGCCGACCAGCGGCGACGTGCTGCTGGAGGGCGTCTCGCTCAAGGGCCGTAAGCAGCACAACATCACGAGGATGGGTCTGGCGCGCACGTTCCAGAACATCCGGCTGTTCGGTGAGATGACGGCCCTCGAGAACGTCGTCGTGGGCCTGGATGCGCGGCACCGCACGTCTGTCCCCGGCGCTCTGCTGCGCCTGCCGCGGCACACGCGCGAGGAGAGGACGTCGATCGATCGCGGCATGGCGCTGCTGGAGTTCGTGGGCATCGCCCAGCATGCCGAGAAGCGCGCACGCGAGCTCTCGTACGGCTCTCAGCGTCGCCTCGAGATCGCCCGCGCGCTCGCGACCGACCCGAAGCTGCTCTGCCTCGACGAGCCGGCGGCCGGATTCAACCCTGCGGAGAAGGACGACCTCATGGCGCTCATCCGCACGATCCGCGACGAGGGCTACACCGTGCTGCTGATCGAGCACGACATGCGGCTCGTCATGGGCGTCACGGACCGTATCGTCGTCCTGGAGTTCGGGCGCAAGCTCGCCGACGACGTCCCGCTCGCCATCCGCAACGACCCGCGCGTGGTCGCGGCCTACCTCGGGGAGCCTGAAGATGACGCTGCTTGA